The window ACTCACACTGATGGATGATAAAATATGAGTTAAAGAAGCCTATGTAAAGATATGGTATGCTAAAATTGTCCTAAGTtagcttaaaaagaaatattttgagcaTAGCCTTACGAATTTGCTTGGTCTTTACACTGTAGATTATGGGATTCATtacaggagggagaagcagataaaCATTGGCAATGAGAGTGTGCACAAGAGGAGAGGCATGCTTCCCAAATCTATGCACCAGCGACAGGCTGATCATGGGAATGTAGAAAATGGCAACAGCACTTATGTGTGAGACACAGGTTCCAAAGGCCTTTTTCCGCTCCTCTGGGGAGGCAATGCTGAGCACAGAGTGAATGATCAGAACATAAGAAAGGAGGATCAAGATGGAATCCAGGCCAGCTGTAGAGAGAACAATGACCAAGCCAAATGCACTATTGATCTTGGTGTCTGTGCATGAAAGCTTCATCACATCTGGGTGAAAACAATAGGAATGGTGCAGAACATGACTATGGCAGAAGGACAGATGCTTAAGGAGCAGGAGCAAAGGCACTAGAGGTATTGTTCCCCTGATAACTATTACAAAGCCCACTTTGATGATCCTTGAATTGGTTAAGATTGTGACATAACTCAGTGGGTAACAGATGGCAATGAAGCGGTCAAAGGCCATTGCCAGGAGAACTGAGGATTC is drawn from Saccopteryx leptura isolate mSacLep1 chromosome 1, mSacLep1_pri_phased_curated, whole genome shotgun sequence and contains these coding sequences:
- the LOC136388858 gene encoding olfactory receptor 51F1-like translates to MNSVSRPKSSSLHKGNLLPSLIMPSFNHSIIHPAVFFLTGIPGLEAYHTWISIPFCCLYAIIISGNIMILFVITTESSLHQPMYYFLSMLSFTDLGLCLSTLVTMLGIFWYNAREISLDACIGQMFFIHGFTFMESSVLLAMAFDRFIAICYPLSYVTILTNSRIIKVGFVIVIRGTIPLVPLLLLLKHLSFCHSHVLHHSYCFHPDVMKLSCTDTKINSAFGLVIVLSTAGLDSILILLSYVLIIHSVLSIASPEERKKAFGTCVSHISAVAIFYIPMISLSLVHRFGKHASPLVHTLIANVYLLLPPVMNPIIYSVKTKQIRKAMLKIFLFKLT